One genomic region from Epinephelus fuscoguttatus linkage group LG6, E.fuscoguttatus.final_Chr_v1 encodes:
- the mtx3 gene encoding metaxin-3 isoform X1 — MNQNMAAAMELRCWGGDWGLPSVHSESLIVLAYAKFSGAKITVSPIDWTWKTLTGTVPELLCGDSAVQEPTQILNFLRKHRFNADYELSARQGADTMAYIALLEEKLRPALLHTFWVDAENYANLTRPWFASRSPFPLNFLVPNRHANIALSRILLTKGEAPLHRITEVEGKIYSDAKECLNLLSYRLGTANYFFGNLPTSLDAFAFGFLAPIYKAGLPSSPLQSHLRQLDNLTSFCDNILAVYFSSDHPCPPPPVQETMDANLQKLTQLVNKESNLIEKMDDNLRSSPQHKPHRPDPKPSLASEKNSTPA, encoded by the exons ATGAACCAAAACATGGCGGCTGCCATGGAGCTGAGATGCTGGGGAGGAGACTGGGGTTTGCCTTCTGTCCACAGCGAGTCTCTCATAGTTCTG gcaTATGCCAAGTTTTCAGGTGCAAAAATCACAGTTTCTCCCATAGACTGGACATGGAAAACTCTAACAG GGACAGTCCCAGAGTTGCTGTGTGGAGACTCTGCAGTTCAAGAACCTACACAGATTCTCAACTTTCTGAGGAAACAT AGGTTTAATGCAGACTATGAGCTTTCAGCCAGACAAGGAGCAGACACAATGGCATACATCGCTCTGCTTGAAGAGAAACTACGACCAGCTCTG CTGCACACGTTTTGGGTGGATGCAGAAAACTACGCCAATCTGACACGGCCATGGTTTGCCTCTCGCTCGCCTTTCCCTCTTAACTTTCTCGTTCCTAATCGCCATGCCAACATCGCCCTCTCCCGCATCCTTCTAACCAAAGGAGAGGCGCCGCTGCACAGAATCACTGAGGTAGAGGGAAAG ATCTACAGTGATGCTAAAGAGTGCCTGAATCTCCTCTCCTACAGACTGGGAACGGCAAACTACTTCTTTGGCAACTT GCCGACCAGTCTGGATGCCTTTGCATTTGGTTTTCTGGCTCCAATTTACAAAGCGGGTCTCCCCAGCAGTCCTCTGCAGAGCCACCTCAGACAGCTGGACAACCTCACAAGCTTCTGTGACAACATCCTCGCAGTCTACTTCAGCTCTGACCACCCTT GTCCTCCTCCACCTGTTCAGGAAACAATGGATGCCAACCTGCAGAAACTAACTCAGCTTGTAAACAAAGAGTCCAACTTGATAGAGAAG ATGGATGACAACCTTCGCAGCAGCCCTCAGCACAAACCCCACAGACCAGACCCCAAACCCAGTCTGGCCAGTGAGAAAAACTCGACTCCTGCCTAA
- the mtx3 gene encoding metaxin-3 isoform X2 yields the protein MNQNMAAAMELRCWGGDWGLPSVHSESLIVLAYAKFSGAKITVSPIDWTWKTLTGTVPELLCGDSAVQEPTQILNFLRKHRFNADYELSARQGADTMAYIALLEEKLRPALLHTFWVDAENYANLTRPWFASRSPFPLNFLVPNRHANIALSRILLTKGEAPLHRITEVEGKIYSDAKECLNLLSYRLGTANYFFGNLPTSLDAFAFGFLAPIYKAGLPSSPLQSHLRQLDNLTSFCDNILAVYFSSDHPYG from the exons ATGAACCAAAACATGGCGGCTGCCATGGAGCTGAGATGCTGGGGAGGAGACTGGGGTTTGCCTTCTGTCCACAGCGAGTCTCTCATAGTTCTG gcaTATGCCAAGTTTTCAGGTGCAAAAATCACAGTTTCTCCCATAGACTGGACATGGAAAACTCTAACAG GGACAGTCCCAGAGTTGCTGTGTGGAGACTCTGCAGTTCAAGAACCTACACAGATTCTCAACTTTCTGAGGAAACAT AGGTTTAATGCAGACTATGAGCTTTCAGCCAGACAAGGAGCAGACACAATGGCATACATCGCTCTGCTTGAAGAGAAACTACGACCAGCTCTG CTGCACACGTTTTGGGTGGATGCAGAAAACTACGCCAATCTGACACGGCCATGGTTTGCCTCTCGCTCGCCTTTCCCTCTTAACTTTCTCGTTCCTAATCGCCATGCCAACATCGCCCTCTCCCGCATCCTTCTAACCAAAGGAGAGGCGCCGCTGCACAGAATCACTGAGGTAGAGGGAAAG ATCTACAGTGATGCTAAAGAGTGCCTGAATCTCCTCTCCTACAGACTGGGAACGGCAAACTACTTCTTTGGCAACTT GCCGACCAGTCTGGATGCCTTTGCATTTGGTTTTCTGGCTCCAATTTACAAAGCGGGTCTCCCCAGCAGTCCTCTGCAGAGCCACCTCAGACAGCTGGACAACCTCACAAGCTTCTGTGACAACATCCTCGCAGTCTACTTCAGCTCTGACCACCCTT ATGGATGA
- the thbs4a gene encoding thrombospondin-4a: MMGVWARAAALSLVLQQLVLTVTAQGIIYDLLVSPDCLPDLLQGSLKNKGRDEAFILSSFRLHSKAPTSLYSIINPKDNTKYLELSVQAKLSKVTIRYQKTDGRFGTTSFNHASLADGQDHHVMLHASGLQGGPPRLHIYVDCRLVHTLEDLPAAFGSLPQGPNKVALRTLQSTGQDELTDLKLVIEDTIDNVATLQDCSVDQRESLQLLSIQGGRAAQDKATMQELKKMFAEMKELLHQQIKETTFLRNTIAECLACGLGGNPTNPAQTPDPGQFVMRPQPLTQCPPGTCFRQSMCIPSESGGFQCAPCPDGYTGDGVRCDDVDECQFSPCYPGVLCVNTAPGFRCEKCPLGYSGPELNGVGVSYAKSNKQVCDDIDECLSPPENGGCTPNSHCYNTIGSFRCGECKTGFTGDQTRGCHGTRLCPNGQPSPCDINAECILERDGSISCVCGVGWAGNGYVCGKDTDIDAYPDNKLQCRDGNCKQDNCVFVPNSGQEDADGDGMGDSCDDDADSDGIINIDDNCWLIPNVDQKNSDKDLHGDACDNCRLVDNPSQRDTDQDGLGDECDDDMDGDGLKNILDNCQQIPNPDQSDRDNDGVGDVCDSCPDMANPNQSDSDDDLVGDTCDDNIDSDGDGHQNTKDNCPTIINSSQLDTDKDGMGDECDDDDDNDGILDNDDNCRLVPNPDQKDTDRNGVGDACEGDFDKDNIIDRIDHCPENAEVTLTDFRAYQTVVLDPEGDSQIDPNWVVLNQGMEIVQTMNSDPGLAVGYKAFSGVDFEGTFHVNTVTDDDYAGFIFGYQDSSSFYVVMWKQTEQTYWQAAPFRAVAEPGIQLKAVKSKTGPGEHMRNSLWHTGDTPNQVRLLWKDPRNVGWKDKVSYRWFLQHRPQVGYIRARFFEGPSLVADTGVIIDTSMRGGRLGVFCFSQENIIWSNLKYRCNDTIPADYEDINA, encoded by the exons ATGATGGGTGTGTGGGCCAGAGCAGCGGCTCTGTCTCTGGTGCTGCAACAGCTGGTGCTCACTGTCACAGCTCAAGGCATTA TCTACGACCTGCTGGTGTCTCCTGACTGCCTGCCAGACTTGCTCCAAGGAAGCCTGAAGAACAAAGGGCGAGATGAGGCGTTCATCCTGTCTTCCTTCAGGCTCCACAGCAAGGCCCCCACCTCTCTCTACAGTATCATCAACCCCAAAGATAACACCAAGTACCTGGAGCTCAGTGTGCAGGCCAAACTCAGCAAGG tTACCATTCGTTACCAGAAGACTGACGGCAGATTTGGCACAACCAGTTTCAATCACGCCTCCCTGGCAGATGGGCAAGATCACCATGTGATGCTACACGCCAGTGGTTTACAGGGCGGTCCACCTCGCCTTCACATCTATGTAGACTGCAGACTGGTGCACACTTTGGAGGATCTGCCCGCTGCATTTGGGTCACTCCCCCAAGGTCCCAACAAGGTGGCACTTAGGACACTGCAGTCTACTGGACAG GATGAACTGACAGACTTGAAGCTGGTGATAGAGGACACCATAGATAATGTGGCGACTCTGCAGGACTGCAGCGTGGATCAGCGTGAATCTCTGCAGCTGTTAA GTATCCAGGGAGGCAGGGCGGCACAGGACAAGGCCACCATGCAGGagctgaagaaaatgtttgctgaGATGAAGGAGCTGCTCCACCAGCAG ATTAAGGAGACAACTTTTCTTAGGAATACCATCGCAGAGTGTCTCGCCTGTG GTCTTGGGGGCAATCCAACTAACCCAGCTCAAACTCCAGATCCTGGGCAGTTTGTCATGCGGCCTCAGCCTCTGACCCAGTGTCCACCTGGGACCTGTTTCAGACAGAGCATGTGCATCCCTTCAGAGTCGGGGGGTTTCCAATGTGCCCCCTGTCCTGATGGATATACAGGAGACGGGGTACGCTGTGATGACGTAGATGAG tgccAGTTTAGCCCATGTTACCCTGGTGTCCTGTGTGTGAACACTGCTCCCGGTTTCCGCTGTGAGAAATGCCCTCTGGGATACAGCGGACCAGAGTTAAATGGAGTGGGAGTGTCCTATGCCAAGTCTAACAAACAG GTGTGTGATGATATAGATGAGTGTCTGAGCCCACCAGAGAATGGAGGCTGCACTCCCAATTCACACTGCTACAACACAATC GGCTCCTTCCGCTGTGGAGAGTGTAAAACTGGCTTCACAGGTGACCAGACACGTGGATGTCATGGCACCAGGCTTTGCCCCAACGGTCAGCCCAGCCCCTGTGACATCAATGCTGAGTGTATCTTAGAGAGAGATGGCAGCATTAGCTGTGTG tgtggtGTTGGCTGGGCAGGTAATGGCTACGTGTGTGGAAAGGACACAGATATTGACGCATATCCTGACAATAAACTTCAGTGCAGAGATGGCAACTGTAAGCAG gataactgtgtgtttgtgccaaactctGGCCAAGAGGACGCAGATGGGGACGGGATGGGCGACTCCTGTGATGATGACGCAGACAGTGATGGCATCATTAACATAGAT GACAACTGTTGGCTCATTCCGAATGTGGACCAAAAGAACAGCGATAAGGATCTCCATGGTGACGCCTGTGACAACTGCAGATTGGTCGACAATCCCTCACAGAGGGATACTGATCAGGACGGGCTGGGAGATGAATGTGATGATGACATGGATGGGgatg GCTTGAAGAATATCCTGGACAACTGCCAGCAAATCCCCAACCCAGACCAGAGCGACAGAGACAATGATGGGGTGGGAGATGTCTGTGACAGCTGTCCTGATATGGCCAATCCCAACCAg TCCGACTCCGATGATGACCTCGTAGGAGACACCTGTGACGACAACATAGACAG TGATGGTGATGGCCACCAGAACACAAAAGACAACTGTCCCACAATCATCAACTCCTCTCAGCTGGACACCGACAAGGATGGAATG GGAGATGAATGTGACGATGACGATGATAACGACGGCATATTGGACAACGATGACAACTGCAGACTAGTTCCCAACCCAGACCAGAAGGACACTGATA GGAATGGTGTTGGAGACGCATGCGAAGGAGATTTTGACAAAGACAACATCATCGACAGAATCGACCACTGCCCGGAGAACGCTGAGGTCACCCTGACCGACTTCAGAGCCTATCAGACCGTAGTACTGGATCCAGAGGGAGACTCTCAGATTGACCCCAACTGGGTGGTCCTCAATCAG GGTATGGAGATAGTTCAGACCATGAACTCTGACCCTGGCCTTGCTGTAG GCTACAAAGCTTTCAGTGGGGTTGACTTCGAGGGAACATTCCACGTAAACACTGTAACGGATGATGACTATGCTGGCTTCATCTTTGGCTACCAGGACTCCTCCTCCTTCTACGTGGTGATGTGGAAACAGACTGAACAAACCTACTGGCAGGCTGCGCCTTTCAGAGCCGTCGCTGAGCCAGGAATACAACTCAAG GCTGTGAAGTCAAAGACGGGTCCTGGTGAGCACATGAGGAACTCACTCTGGCACACAGGAGACACCCCCAACCAGGTGCGTCTCCTGTGGAAGGACCCCAGGAACGTTGGCTGGAAGGACAAGGTCTCCTACCGCTGGTTCCTCCAGCACAGACCGCAGGTTGGATACATCAg GGCTCGCTTCTTTGAGGGCCCGTCACTGGTGGCGGACACAGGGGTAATCATTGACACCAGCATGAGAGGCGGGAGACTGGGCGTGTTCTGCTTCTCTCAGGAAAATATAATCTGGTCCAATCTGAAGTACAGATGCAACG ACACCATTCCTGCTGACTATGAGGATATCAATGCCTAG